In Mangrovivirga cuniculi, the following proteins share a genomic window:
- a CDS encoding ABC transporter permease, producing MTENHNSHHSPYYYAYLNLKSNGLAMFGVVIIIVAVLITVLGYLIIPDNTPQTNQGSPQIKKQLPFFTVDILHIHKNHKVDEAGFLEALYQGQESEYRIVPLQDYRIEGDEIVVTPYGDSMQESRFSLVNVIAPVFVGDSDKLPGESNVDYSTNPITYVNINNEIKTISRSELISTIEDELIESRTYWLGTDSSGRDMLSRLLYGTRISLGIGFLAVLISLTLGVFLGAIAGYFGGKIDSFIVWMFSVIWSIPGIMLVIAISMGLQNKGVMVAFLAVGLTMWVEVARVVRGQFKVLKEKQFVEAAQAFGYKNRRIIFKHILPNLVGSLVVLATSNFAAAIILEAGLSFLGLSVQPPTPSWGIMISEGFDSIGTPNSWHLIVLPGIAISLLVLAFNLLGNGLRDALDPKSLLK from the coding sequence ATGACAGAAAATCATAATTCACATCATTCACCATACTATTATGCCTATTTAAACCTGAAGTCAAATGGTTTGGCAATGTTTGGTGTTGTGATAATAATTGTTGCAGTTTTAATCACCGTATTGGGCTACCTGATAATTCCGGATAATACGCCGCAGACTAATCAGGGTTCACCGCAGATTAAAAAGCAATTACCTTTTTTTACAGTTGATATTCTCCATATCCATAAGAACCATAAAGTTGATGAAGCAGGATTTTTGGAAGCTCTTTATCAGGGGCAGGAAAGTGAATATCGCATAGTACCTCTTCAGGATTACCGAATTGAAGGTGATGAAATAGTGGTTACGCCTTACGGAGATTCCATGCAGGAGTCAAGATTTTCATTGGTAAATGTAATAGCACCTGTGTTTGTAGGCGATAGTGATAAACTTCCCGGAGAATCAAATGTTGATTATTCAACTAATCCGATCACGTATGTGAATATTAATAATGAGATCAAAACCATTTCAAGATCAGAGCTGATCTCTACTATCGAAGACGAACTGATAGAATCAAGAACATATTGGCTCGGTACAGATTCATCCGGCAGAGATATGCTTTCAAGATTATTATATGGAACGCGAATTTCGCTAGGTATTGGTTTTCTTGCTGTATTGATATCTCTTACTCTGGGTGTTTTTCTTGGAGCAATAGCCGGATACTTTGGAGGTAAAATAGATAGTTTTATTGTCTGGATGTTCTCAGTGATTTGGTCTATACCTGGTATTATGCTGGTTATTGCCATAAGTATGGGACTTCAGAATAAGGGTGTAATGGTTGCTTTTCTTGCTGTAGGTCTTACTATGTGGGTCGAAGTAGCGAGGGTTGTAAGAGGACAATTTAAAGTATTGAAAGAAAAACAGTTTGTAGAAGCCGCACAAGCATTTGGATATAAGAACAGAAGGATCATCTTTAAACATATTTTACCTAACTTAGTCGGGTCACTGGTTGTGTTGGCAACTTCTAACTTTGCTGCTGCAATTATTCTGGAAGCAGGACTTAGCTTTCTTGGACTGAGTGTACAACCGCCAACACCATCATGGGGTATTATGATCAGTGAGGGCTTTGACTCAATAGGTACTCCAAACTCATGGCATCTGATCGTATTGCCTGGTATAGCGATTTCTTTGCTTGTATTGGCATTTAATTTATTAGGTAACGGACTTAGAGATGCGCTTGATCCTAAGTCGCTGTTAAAATGA
- a CDS encoding glycosyltransferase: MEMIIYFITLGIVSLYSFSLIRSLKYINHVKKEKKSSFDAPLTLIIPFRNEEKNLPELLNCIDHLETDSLNFKVLLINDHSDDESYNIVSNWVGKTDVDAELLNLKSGFGKKEAVRNAVNYSEQGTVIITTDADCTFGPNWLGSMASKFVEQENLKLIVGPVWMNQRGGILEDFQTYEFAALQGVTMSTLGDGNPIMCNAANLMFEKSVYLSALEEGMKMELASGDDIFLMQYIYEKYGAGAIEYNYDRDSIVKTDPLNDLKQFYHQRIRWAGKWKTGKQPIGVRISGGIIFLMYVLVLISLILIALNFVFYNSLIVLLSLMVKTICEVVFLKRVFSFFGKSFYFSRILLLAVFYPLYSVFFGMLSLFKGFSWKDRKADNSGVWEMGNPEFSNLDRK; this comes from the coding sequence ATGGAAATGATAATTTATTTCATCACTCTTGGGATAGTATCATTGTATTCCTTTTCCCTTATCAGGTCCTTAAAATATATTAACCACGTAAAAAAAGAGAAAAAATCTTCATTTGATGCCCCTCTAACATTGATTATTCCCTTCAGAAATGAAGAAAAAAACCTTCCTGAACTATTAAACTGTATTGATCATTTAGAGACTGATTCACTTAACTTTAAAGTATTATTGATCAACGATCATTCTGATGATGAGAGTTATAACATAGTATCCAACTGGGTTGGAAAGACAGATGTTGATGCAGAGTTATTAAATTTAAAATCAGGATTCGGAAAGAAAGAAGCAGTAAGAAATGCTGTTAATTATAGTGAACAAGGAACAGTGATTATCACCACGGATGCGGATTGTACATTTGGACCGAATTGGTTGGGTAGCATGGCTAGTAAATTTGTCGAACAAGAAAATCTAAAGCTAATAGTCGGACCGGTATGGATGAACCAGCGAGGGGGAATTCTTGAAGATTTTCAGACTTATGAATTCGCAGCATTACAAGGTGTAACAATGTCAACATTAGGTGATGGGAACCCGATTATGTGCAATGCTGCAAATTTGATGTTCGAAAAGAGTGTTTATTTATCAGCTCTTGAAGAAGGTATGAAAATGGAGCTGGCTAGTGGGGATGATATATTTTTAATGCAATATATCTACGAAAAATATGGAGCTGGTGCTATTGAATATAATTATGATCGCGATTCAATAGTAAAAACTGATCCTTTAAATGATTTAAAACAATTTTATCATCAGAGAATACGCTGGGCAGGAAAATGGAAAACAGGTAAACAGCCAATCGGAGTAAGAATAAGCGGGGGAATTATCTTTCTGATGTATGTTCTTGTGTTAATCAGTTTAATATTAATAGCGTTAAATTTTGTCTTTTATAATTCACTTATTGTACTTTTGTCACTGATGGTTAAAACGATTTGCGAGGTAGTGTTTTTAAAGCGAGTCTTTTCATTCTTCGGAAAATCGTTTTACTTTTCAAGAATACTTTTACTGGCGGTGTTTTATCCGCTGTATTCAGTTTTTTTTGGTATGCTATCCTTGTTTAAAGGATTTAGCTGGAAGGATAGAAAAGCTGATAATTCCGGAGTTTGGGAAATGGGAAATCCGGAATTTTCTAATTTAGACAGGAAATGA
- the ruvC gene encoding crossover junction endodeoxyribonuclease RuvC has product MVKINTNPKKESIILGLDPGTQVMGYGLIEVKNTQIRLIQYGVIHLKKYSSHELKLKKIFDRITSLIDDYLPDEVALEAPFYGKNVQSMLKLGRAQGVAMAAALNRDIPIFEYSPKKIKQSVTGNGNASKEQVASMLQQLLKFDHTEKLLDATDALGVALCHHYQDGVVTSSPKSWKAFINENPGRAK; this is encoded by the coding sequence ATGGTAAAAATCAATACAAATCCTAAAAAGGAAAGTATTATCCTTGGTCTCGATCCGGGTACCCAGGTAATGGGATACGGACTAATCGAAGTTAAAAATACACAAATCCGATTAATTCAATATGGTGTTATCCATTTAAAGAAATATTCAAGTCACGAATTGAAATTAAAAAAGATTTTTGACCGGATCACATCTCTGATTGATGATTACTTACCTGACGAAGTCGCTCTCGAGGCTCCTTTTTATGGAAAGAATGTTCAGTCAATGTTAAAACTTGGCCGTGCCCAGGGTGTTGCTATGGCTGCAGCGTTAAACCGGGATATTCCGATTTTTGAGTATTCACCAAAGAAAATCAAACAATCGGTAACCGGAAATGGAAATGCTTCCAAGGAACAAGTAGCCTCAATGCTTCAACAATTATTAAAATTTGATCATACCGAAAAACTTCTCGATGCGACTGATGCTTTAGGCGTGGCCTTATGTCATCATTACCAGGATGGAGTGGTGACCAGTTCTCCAAAATCATGGAAAGCATTTATTAATGAGAATCCCGGGAGAGCAAAATAA
- a CDS encoding HIT family protein — protein MSSIFTKIINREIPGHIVAEDDNYIAFLDIQPLVHGHLLVVPKEEVDYIFDLDDETYSGLMLFAKKVAEGLKKAVECKRIGVAVIGLEVPHVHVHLVPMNSMGDINFSRPKLEPSNDELAEMAEKIKNEL, from the coding sequence ATGTCATCAATATTTACAAAGATCATAAACAGAGAAATTCCCGGCCATATTGTTGCTGAGGATGATAACTATATCGCTTTTCTGGATATTCAGCCTTTGGTTCACGGGCATTTGCTGGTGGTTCCTAAAGAGGAGGTAGATTATATTTTTGATCTTGATGATGAGACATATTCGGGACTGATGCTTTTTGCTAAGAAAGTAGCTGAAGGCCTCAAAAAGGCTGTTGAGTGTAAACGAATTGGTGTTGCAGTGATCGGACTGGAAGTTCCACACGTTCACGTGCACCTGGTACCGATGAATTCAATGGGGGATATTAATTTCTCCAGGCCCAAATTAGAGCCTTCAAATGATGAGCTTGCTGAAATGGCTGAGAAGATCAAAAACGAATTGTAA
- the greA gene encoding transcription elongation factor GreA translates to MSKVSYYTKEGLQRIKSELEHLKTKGRSDISKQIAEARDKGDLSENAEYDAAKDAQGLLEMKISQLENLVANARLLDETKIDTSKVSLLAKVKLKNKKNGMEVTYMLVSEEEANLKEGKISVQSPIGKGILGKKVGETAIVEAPAGKIEFEILDISI, encoded by the coding sequence ATGTCAAAAGTATCTTACTATACTAAAGAGGGTTTACAGCGTATTAAAAGTGAATTGGAACACCTTAAAACCAAAGGGAGATCAGATATTTCCAAGCAAATCGCTGAAGCCAGGGATAAGGGAGATTTGAGTGAAAATGCAGAGTATGACGCAGCTAAAGATGCTCAGGGATTGTTGGAAATGAAAATTTCACAGCTCGAGAACCTTGTTGCTAATGCCAGATTACTTGATGAAACCAAGATTGATACTTCAAAAGTGTCCTTACTTGCCAAAGTAAAACTAAAGAACAAAAAGAACGGCATGGAAGTAACGTATATGCTTGTTTCAGAAGAGGAGGCTAACCTTAAAGAAGGAAAGATTTCTGTGCAATCACCGATCGGAAAAGGTATATTAGGAAAGAAAGTCGGAGAAACTGCTATCGTAGAAGCTCCTGCAGGAAAAATAGAATTTGAAATATTAGATATCAGTATTTAA
- a CDS encoding pentapeptide repeat-containing protein, whose protein sequence is MEKFKNIFTRIKRIPENPILTASLVLLGASLVVFLLSFDYYLTHPDAFREAILAEAHGMLFDLAIIGILLYWLNQKGEERQRIKTYKDEIDDFRLWESDEAAFRTVGNIKRLNRHKIYNINLVNTHLARTNLNYVILKGSNLNNSNLSGSKLIESNLENARLNQTDFENANLNQANLQKAYASGAIFKDAFMIKANFRGAFLIKADFNNGFLMESDLREAYLTGADFAQANLYKADLRGAIGLNAEQFKEVRSLFLAKMDPELEEQIKELYPELLGK, encoded by the coding sequence TTGGAAAAATTTAAAAATATATTTACCCGTATTAAGCGGATCCCTGAAAATCCGATTTTAACAGCTTCATTGGTGTTACTCGGAGCTTCTCTTGTGGTGTTTCTTTTAAGTTTTGATTACTACCTGACTCATCCTGATGCTTTTAGAGAAGCTATTCTTGCTGAGGCTCACGGTATGCTGTTTGACCTAGCAATAATTGGTATTCTGCTTTATTGGTTAAATCAGAAGGGGGAGGAGCGCCAGAGAATCAAAACTTATAAAGATGAAATAGATGATTTCAGACTGTGGGAATCTGATGAAGCAGCCTTCAGGACAGTAGGTAATATCAAAAGACTAAACAGGCATAAGATTTACAATATTAACCTGGTTAATACTCACCTTGCAAGAACGAATCTGAATTACGTAATTTTAAAAGGTAGTAATTTAAATAACTCAAATCTTTCAGGGTCGAAGCTTATTGAATCTAACCTTGAAAATGCCCGGTTGAACCAGACAGATTTTGAAAATGCTAATCTTAACCAGGCAAACCTTCAGAAAGCTTATGCTTCCGGGGCAATATTTAAAGATGCTTTTATGATCAAAGCTAATTTCCGGGGAGCATTTTTAATCAAAGCAGATTTCAATAATGGGTTTTTAATGGAGTCTGATTTGAGGGAGGCCTATCTTACCGGGGCTGATTTCGCTCAGGCCAACCTTTATAAAGCAGATCTCAGAGGAGCGATTGGCCTAAATGCTGAGCAATTTAAGGAGGTGCGTTCGTTGTTCCTTGCAAAGATGGATCCTGAACTAGAAGAGCAGATCAAAGAGCTGTATCCTGAGCTACTTGGTAAATAA
- a CDS encoding NAD(P)-dependent oxidoreductase — translation MKKCLIIDKMHESIITGLQKLKIAVEYKPDLTPDELPEQLEGINILVVRSKVRIDQSLLMNADDLEIVCRAGAGIDNLDTDLLEEKGIEIINAPEGNRDAVAEHTLALMLSLLNYIPKSDIEVRKSIWDREGNRGFELKNRTIGLIGYGYMGRAVARKLQPFKPEILAYDKYLPKIDDDFAKKVTLEELQQNADVVSLHIPLTDETRNMVDDDFFNKFRNKILFINTARGEISNFKSLVNAFENKKVWGMGLDVLPVEKLDKLTSEEKDLFDKLTKMPNTLFTPHVAGWTFESYEKISEVIVEKIALVLNKN, via the coding sequence ATGAAAAAATGTCTGATCATTGATAAGATGCATGAGAGCATCATTACAGGACTGCAAAAATTAAAAATTGCTGTAGAATATAAACCTGATCTGACTCCGGATGAGTTACCGGAGCAGCTCGAAGGTATCAATATTCTGGTAGTCAGGTCTAAGGTCAGAATCGATCAGTCTTTGCTGATGAATGCCGATGACCTGGAGATAGTTTGCCGTGCCGGTGCAGGTATCGATAATCTGGATACCGATCTACTGGAGGAAAAAGGTATTGAGATAATTAATGCTCCCGAAGGAAACAGGGATGCGGTAGCTGAACACACACTTGCGTTGATGCTTTCACTCCTTAATTATATACCAAAATCTGATATCGAAGTACGGAAATCAATCTGGGATCGTGAGGGGAATCGTGGTTTTGAACTGAAAAACCGAACGATCGGACTGATCGGATATGGTTATATGGGCCGGGCCGTAGCAAGGAAATTGCAGCCTTTTAAGCCTGAGATCTTAGCTTATGATAAGTATTTACCTAAAATAGATGATGATTTTGCTAAAAAGGTCACTTTAGAAGAATTACAGCAAAATGCGGACGTGGTGAGTTTACATATTCCACTTACTGATGAGACAAGGAATATGGTTGATGACGATTTTTTTAATAAATTCAGGAATAAGATTTTATTTATTAATACAGCGAGAGGGGAGATATCAAATTTTAAATCGCTGGTTAATGCCTTTGAAAACAAGAAGGTTTGGGGAATGGGGTTAGATGTACTTCCTGTTGAAAAACTGGATAAGCTAACTAGTGAAGAGAAAGATCTTTTTGATAAATTAACTAAAATGCCAAACACTTTATTTACTCCTCATGTAGCTGGCTGGACATTTGAAAGTTATGAAAAGATCAGTGAGGTTATTGTTGAAAAGATAGCCCTTGTGTTGAATAAAAATTGA
- the mgtE gene encoding magnesium transporter → MNSTEEKIPFELSNELLQQLQEAVEERNGSRVIDLLEGASYVDIADILYEFNTEDSKYILELIDDETAADIINELEESTRVKFLRVFNAEEIAEYLHHLDSDDAVDIINELPNKEKDEVIVRLPDEEMRGYVLDLMRYDEDCAGGLMAKELIKCNVNWTVNQCIDEIRRQAENVERIYSLYVVDNDEKFLGRVSLKRIILSKDNTLIADIYEPEAISVETSMDEEEVADLMRKYDLDSVPVINVLGKLVGRITIDDIVDVITEQAEEERQIMAGISEDVEEDDGVWMLSRARLPWLLIGLLGGMIGARVISYFDEQVQAVTALAFFIPLITATGGNVGIQSSSLVVQSLATRSAFEKGMFTRLIKVLSVALLNGLVLSAIVFGASVVLSMPYDLAFVISIALFNVVILASFMGTLTPLILEKFGVNPALASGPFITTANDILGLTVYFTVAHILL, encoded by the coding sequence TTGAACAGCACAGAAGAGAAAATACCGTTTGAATTAAGTAACGAACTGCTTCAGCAACTTCAGGAGGCAGTAGAAGAACGCAATGGCTCCCGGGTTATAGATCTGCTGGAGGGTGCCAGTTATGTTGATATTGCCGATATTCTTTACGAGTTCAATACGGAAGATTCAAAATACATTCTCGAGCTTATTGATGATGAGACTGCTGCAGATATTATTAATGAACTTGAGGAAAGTACCAGGGTTAAATTTCTACGGGTTTTTAATGCTGAAGAGATTGCTGAATATCTTCATCACCTCGATTCGGATGATGCAGTGGATATTATTAATGAGCTGCCTAACAAAGAAAAAGATGAGGTGATCGTGCGGCTTCCTGATGAAGAAATGAGGGGGTATGTTCTCGATCTGATGCGGTACGATGAAGATTGTGCAGGTGGTCTAATGGCAAAAGAGTTGATTAAATGTAATGTCAACTGGACTGTTAATCAGTGTATCGATGAGATCAGGAGGCAGGCTGAAAATGTAGAGCGTATTTATAGCTTATACGTAGTTGATAATGATGAAAAATTTCTCGGCAGGGTATCACTTAAACGAATTATTCTTTCAAAGGATAATACCCTGATTGCTGATATATATGAACCGGAAGCTATTTCAGTAGAAACCTCGATGGATGAGGAAGAGGTAGCCGATCTGATGCGTAAATATGACCTTGATTCAGTACCGGTGATTAACGTTCTGGGCAAGCTCGTTGGAAGAATTACTATCGATGATATTGTAGATGTGATCACCGAACAGGCTGAAGAAGAAAGACAGATCATGGCCGGTATCTCCGAAGATGTGGAGGAAGACGATGGCGTCTGGATGTTATCTCGTGCCCGATTGCCATGGTTGTTGATCGGTCTCCTTGGAGGGATGATCGGTGCAAGGGTAATCAGTTATTTTGACGAACAGGTCCAGGCAGTCACTGCTTTGGCTTTTTTTATCCCGCTGATCACTGCAACAGGAGGAAATGTAGGTATTCAGTCTTCTTCGCTTGTAGTACAGTCTCTTGCCACAAGGTCTGCATTTGAAAAGGGAATGTTCACCAGGTTGATAAAAGTACTGTCAGTAGCTCTTCTCAATGGATTGGTGCTTTCTGCGATCGTATTTGGAGCTTCAGTGGTGCTTAGCATGCCTTATGATCTCGCATTTGTGATTTCAATCGCATTATTCAACGTGGTTATCCTGGCATCTTTTATGGGGACATTGACCCCGCTGATTTTAGAAAAATTTGGTGTTAATCCAGCTCTGGCCTCAGGGCCTTTTATTACCACCGCAAATGATATTCTCGGTCTGACTGTTTATTTTACCGTTGCCCATATTCTATTATAG
- the rsmA gene encoding 16S rRNA (adenine(1518)-N(6)/adenine(1519)-N(6))-dimethyltransferase RsmA — translation MQKVKPKKHLGQHFLKDLNIARKIADSLQSGDKYNKLLEIGPGTGVLTQFLFEKDEFDVWCFDVDKESVEYLHEKYPEKKGQVLLADFLRKDLSFFEEPFGIIGNFPYNISSQIFFRVLDFRDKIPEVVGMIQKEVADRLVSPPGNKQYGILSVLLQAFYDLEYLFTVEPGVFVPPPKVRSAVIRLTRNERQSLECNEKLFFQVVKQGFQNRRKTLRNALKPLNLPPSMKEHEFYSKRAEQLSVDDFLKLTKDLEQHRRENTV, via the coding sequence TTGCAAAAAGTCAAACCAAAAAAGCACCTGGGGCAGCATTTTTTAAAAGACCTCAATATTGCCAGAAAGATTGCCGATTCACTTCAGAGTGGAGACAAGTACAATAAATTACTTGAGATCGGTCCAGGCACAGGGGTGCTTACGCAATTTCTTTTTGAAAAAGATGAGTTTGACGTATGGTGTTTTGATGTTGATAAGGAGTCGGTAGAATACCTTCATGAAAAGTATCCGGAAAAAAAAGGCCAGGTTTTACTGGCTGATTTCCTGAGAAAAGACCTTTCGTTTTTCGAAGAACCGTTCGGAATTATAGGTAATTTTCCTTATAATATTTCTTCGCAAATTTTCTTCAGGGTACTCGATTTCAGAGATAAAATTCCTGAAGTAGTCGGAATGATCCAAAAGGAAGTAGCCGATCGACTGGTGTCTCCTCCCGGTAATAAACAATACGGTATCCTAAGTGTTTTACTTCAGGCTTTTTATGACCTGGAATACTTATTTACTGTTGAGCCCGGAGTATTTGTGCCACCTCCTAAAGTACGATCGGCGGTCATCAGGTTGACCAGAAATGAAAGGCAAAGTCTTGAGTGTAATGAGAAGCTTTTTTTTCAAGTTGTAAAGCAAGGCTTTCAAAACCGGAGAAAAACATTGAGGAACGCACTTAAACCTTTAAATTTACCTCCTTCCATGAAGGAACATGAGTTTTATAGTAAGAGGGCAGAGCAGCTTTCAGTCGATGACTTTTTAAAACTAACTAAAGATCTTGAACAGCACAGAAGAGAAAATACCGTTTGA
- the pdxA gene encoding 4-hydroxythreonine-4-phosphate dehydrogenase PdxA codes for MENGSKDDLPKIGITIGDLNGIGTEVIIKSLIDNRMTKQFTPVIYGSTKTLSFYRKAMNVDNFNYSHVKNDNNFIPKKINVVNVWDHPVEINMGKSTSEGGEYAFKALEKAVSDAKEGHIDALVTAPINKHNIQQDDFDFPGHTEYLANRCGINNELMFLVSEDLRVAVMTGHIPLKDVAGKLNKEKIIDKLEVMINSLKHDFGIKKPRIAVMGLNPHAGEMGLLGDEEENIISPAIIEVKNKGNLVFGPYPADGFFGTASFKKYDAILAMYHDQGLIPFKTLAFETGVNYTAGLPIIRTSPDHGTAYDIVGKNQADPTSMMQAIFTAIDIVKNRKEYDTFESAPLNEGNPSKG; via the coding sequence ATGGAAAATGGAAGTAAAGATGATCTGCCCAAAATTGGAATTACCATCGGTGACCTTAACGGTATCGGAACTGAGGTGATCATTAAGTCACTCATTGACAACAGGATGACTAAGCAATTCACCCCTGTAATCTATGGGTCGACAAAAACGCTTTCATTTTATCGAAAAGCGATGAACGTTGATAATTTCAACTATTCACACGTAAAGAATGACAATAATTTCATTCCCAAGAAGATCAATGTTGTAAATGTCTGGGACCATCCGGTAGAGATAAATATGGGTAAATCGACTTCCGAAGGTGGTGAATATGCTTTTAAAGCACTGGAAAAAGCTGTCAGTGATGCCAAAGAAGGACATATCGATGCATTAGTTACTGCGCCTATCAACAAACACAACATTCAACAGGATGACTTTGATTTTCCGGGACACACTGAATACCTGGCAAATCGTTGTGGAATCAATAACGAGTTGATGTTTCTGGTAAGTGAGGATTTGAGAGTCGCGGTGATGACCGGGCATATCCCACTTAAAGATGTAGCTGGCAAGCTCAACAAGGAAAAGATCATTGATAAGCTAGAAGTGATGATCAATAGTTTAAAGCACGATTTTGGTATAAAAAAGCCAAGAATTGCTGTTATGGGCTTAAATCCTCATGCCGGGGAAATGGGTCTGTTAGGCGATGAAGAAGAAAACATTATTTCACCGGCTATCATAGAAGTGAAAAATAAAGGCAACCTGGTGTTTGGACCGTACCCTGCAGATGGCTTTTTTGGTACTGCAAGTTTCAAAAAGTACGATGCCATCCTGGCAATGTACCACGACCAGGGATTAATCCCATTTAAAACATTAGCCTTTGAAACCGGTGTGAATTATACAGCGGGACTTCCGATCATCCGGACATCTCCGGACCATGGCACAGCATATGATATTGTAGGAAAAAACCAGGCTGACCCAACCTCGATGATGCAGGCTATCTTTACGGCTATTGATATCGTTAAGAACAGAAAAGAGTATGATACTTTTGAATCTGCTCCACTAAATGAGGGAAATCCTTCAAAAGGTTAG
- a CDS encoding YceD family protein, protein MSKKAEHIVNIQRLKAGEHEFDYHLDKEFLEEHEYDEATDADIKTKLTVDKSETMINATFEFDGTIGLVCDRSLDEFDYPVDLKERIIFKFGDHNEELDDNLFLIERDTDEIDFGPLMFELIRVSIPMKKLHPRYKDDDDDEENWYTFGGDDDGDDSPDDDEVIDPRWEKLKGLKNK, encoded by the coding sequence GTGTCTAAGAAAGCTGAACATATCGTTAATATCCAACGACTTAAGGCAGGTGAGCACGAGTTTGACTATCACCTGGACAAGGAGTTTCTGGAAGAACATGAATATGATGAAGCAACTGATGCAGACATCAAAACGAAACTGACTGTTGATAAGTCAGAAACGATGATCAATGCAACATTTGAATTTGATGGCACTATTGGTTTAGTTTGCGATCGTTCGCTGGATGAGTTTGATTATCCGGTTGATCTGAAAGAGCGCATAATATTTAAGTTTGGCGATCACAATGAAGAATTGGACGACAACTTATTTCTTATAGAACGCGATACAGACGAGATCGATTTCGGACCGCTGATGTTTGAATTGATAAGGGTATCGATCCCAATGAAAAAGCTTCATCCACGATATAAGGATGATGATGACGATGAGGAAAACTGGTACACTTTCGGTGGAGATGATGACGGAGATGATTCTCCCGATGATGATGAGGTGATCGATCCGAGATGGGAAAAATTAAAAGGATTAAAAAATAAATAG
- the rpmF gene encoding 50S ribosomal protein L32, with protein sequence MAHPKRKTSKTRRDKRRTHYKSTPKTLVECKVTGEHHMPHRAYWHEGKLYYKGKVVLEKEVLA encoded by the coding sequence ATGGCACATCCTAAGAGAAAAACGTCGAAAACGAGAAGAGATAAGAGAAGAACTCATTATAAATCTACTCCAAAAACTCTAGTTGAGTGCAAAGTAACTGGCGAGCACCACATGCCTCACAGAGCTTACTGGCACGAAGGCAAACTTTACTACAAAGGTAAAGTAGTTTTAGAGAAAGAAGTTTTAGCATAA